In Parus major isolate Abel chromosome 3, Parus_major1.1, whole genome shotgun sequence, the following are encoded in one genomic region:
- the MCM8 gene encoding DNA helicase MCM8, with product MSRELRGRGCARGRGFQGWRGGWRGGWRGGGGGWRGRGQKGEPKRMPEPAKSRLVQSTMDQFIPYKGWKLYFSEVYNDKSPFVQKTQAFEKFFMQRIELYDKDEIERKGSILVDYKELIQDRELTKSIPNISAELRDMPQKILQCMGLAIHQVLTKDLERHAAELQVQEGLPLVGDPIINVPLIHARVYNYEPLTQLKNLRANCYGKYVALRGTVVRVSNIKPLCTNLAFVCAACGDVQGVPLPDGKYTLPTKCLVPECRGRTFTADRSSPLTTTVDWQSVKVQELMSDDQREAGRIPRTIECELVQDLVDSCVPGDMVTITGIVKVSSTEEGASKSKNDKCMFLLYIEANSVSNSKGQKLKNFDDETFQRSFMEFSLKDLYAIQEIQAEENLFRLIVNSLCPAIYGHEIVKAGLALALFGGCQKFVDDKNRIPVRGDPHVLVVGDPGLGKSQMLQAVCNIAPRGVYVCGNTSTSSGLTVTLSRDGTSGDFALEAGALVLGDQGICGIDEFDKMGNQHQALLEAMEQQSISLAKAGIVCSLPARTSIVAAANPIGGHYNKAKTVSENLKMGSALLSRFDLVFILLDTPNEDHDHLLSEHVMAMRAGRRAACSSALVSRAGSQERSVLQAPSDRPLLQRLKISAGENFDAIPHQLLRKYVGYARQYVHPTLSPEAAQVLQEFYLELRKQNQGADSTPITTRQLESLIRLTEARSRLELREKSTKEDAEDVIEIMKYSMLGTYSDEFGKLDFERSQHGSGMSNRSQAKRFVSALNSVAERTYNNLFDLQQLRHIARELQIRVPDFESFIGSLNDQGYLLKKGSRVYQLQTM from the exons ATGAGCAGGGAGCTCAGAGGCAGGGGATGCGCCCGGGGCAGAGGCTTCCAGGGGTGGcgaggaggatggagaggaggctggcgaggaggaggaggaggatggcgAGGCAGAGGACAGAAGGGAGAGCCCAAAAGGATGCCCGAACCCG caAAATCCCGACTAGTCCAATCGACGATGGACCAATTTATTCCCTATAAGGGCTGGAAACTTTATTTCTCTGAAG TTTACAATGACAAGTCTCCTTTTGTCCAGAAGACTCAAGCCTTTGAAAAGTTCTTCATGCAGCGCATTGAGCTTTATGACAAG gatgaaatagaaagaaaaggaagcattCTCGTGGATTATAAGGAGCTAATCCAGGACAGAGAGCTGACCAAATCAATACCAAATATATCTGCTGAACTAAGGGATATGCCtcagaaaatactgcagtgtATGGGTCTGGCGATTCATCAG GTGCTCACCAAGGACCTGGAGAGACAcgcagcagagctgcaggtgcaggaggGATTGCCCCTGGTTGGGGATCCTATCATCAACGTGCCTCTCATCCATGCCAG AGTGTACAACTATGAGCCTCTAACCCAGCTGAAAAACTTGAGGGCCAACTGCTACGGCAAATACGTCGCCCTGCGTGGCACCGTGGTGAGGGTCAGCAACATCAAACCCCTGTGCACCAACCTGGCCTTCGTCTGTGCCGCCTGTGGGGACGTGCAGGGCGTTCCTCTGCCTGATGGGAAGTACACCCTTCCCACCAAG TGCCTTGTTCCCGAGTGCCGGGGCCGGACCTTCACAGCTGACAGGAGCTCTCCTCTAACCACCACAGTGGACTGGCAGTCTGTCAA GGTGCAGGAGCTCATGTCAGATGACCAGCGGGAAGCGGGACGGATCCCGCGCACCATCGAGTGTGAGCTGGTGCAGGATCTCGTGGacagctgtgtcccaggagACATGGTCACAATCACAGGCATAGTGAAGGTGTCAAGCACCGAGGAAG GAGCTTCTAAAAGTAAGAATGACAAATGTATGTTCTTACTGTACATTGAGGCAAATTCTGTCAGCAACAGTAAAGGacaaaaactgaagaattttgACGATGAGACTTTTCAGAGATCATTCATGGAGTTCTCCCTTAAAGACCTCTATGCTATCCAAGAAATTCAAGCTGAGGAAAATCTGTTCAGGCTCATTGTGAA ctcTCTTTGTCCTGCAATCTATGGCCACGAG ATTGTCAAGGCAGGTTTGGCCCTGGCCTTGTTTGGAGGATGTCAGAAGTTTGTGGATGACAAGAACAGAATCCCAGTGCGAGGAGATCCACATGTTCTGGTTGTTGGAGATCCAGGATTAGGAAAAAGTCAAATGTTGCAA GCTGTGTGTAACATCGCTCCTCGAGGTGTGTATGTTTGTGGTAATACTTCCACCAGCTCTGGCCTAACTGTTACGCTGTCCAGAGATGGCACTTCTGGAGATTTTGCCTTGGAAGCTGGTGCCTTAGTACTTGGAGATCAAG GAATTTGTGGAATAGATGAATTTGATAAGATGGGAAACCAGCACCAGGCTTTGTTGGAAGCCATGGAACAGCAGAGCATCAGCCTGGCCAAGGCTGGCATTGTTTGCAGTCTGCCAGCTCGGACATCCATTGTTGCTGCAGCAAACCCCATTGGAGGACATtataacaaagcaaaaacagtGTCTGAGAACTTAAA AATGGGGAGTGCTCTGCTGTCAAGATTCGATCTGGTTTTCATCCTGCTGGACACGCCGAACGAGGACCATGACCACCTGCTGTCCGAGCACGTGATGGCCATGCGGGCCGGCCGGCGCGCGGCCTGCAGCAGCGCCCTGGTGAGCCGGGCTGGCTCCCAGGAGCGCTCTGTCCTCCAGGCCCCCTCAGACCGACCCCTGCTCCAGAGGCTGAAG ATCTCAGCAGGAGAGAACTTTGATGCCATTCCCCATCAACTGCTGAGGAAGTATGTCGGATATGCTCGGCAGTACGTGCACCCAACCTTATCTCCAGAGGCTGCACAAGTCCTCCAGGAATTCTACCTTGAGCTCCGGAAACAGAACCAAGGAGCAGACAGCACCCCCATCACCACAAGGCAGCTGGAGTCCCTGATTCGACTGACAGAG gcACGATCAAGATTGGAATTAAGAGAGAAATCTACCAAGGAAGACGCTGAGGATGTAATAGAGATCATGAAATACAG CATGCTGGGGACCTACTCGGATGAGTTTGGAAAACTGGATTTCGAGCGTTCCCAGCACGGGTCTGGGATGAGCAATCGGTCACAAGCCAAGAGATTTGTGTCTGCCCTGAACAGCGTTGCAGAGAGAACCTACAACAACCTCTTTGACCTGCAGCAGCTGCGGCACATCGCCAGGGAGCTGCAGATACGG GTACCTGATTTTGAGAGCTTTATTGGATCCCTAAATGATCAGGGTTATCTTTTGAAAAAAGGTTCAAGAGTTTATCAGCTTCAGACCATGTGA
- the TRMT6 gene encoding tRNA (adenine(58)-N(1))-methyltransferase non-catalytic subunit TRM6 isoform X1: MEGGPSARIREGDCAVLKRDEVFKAVSVLRRRKIIFEKQWFYLDNAIGHIYGTTFEVTSGGNLQPKQEVEETTTETKEAGTDNRNIVDDGKSQKLTHDDIKALKDKGIKGQEIVQQLIENSTTFRDKTEFAQDKYIKKKKKKYEAVITIVKPSTRILSTMYYAREPGKINHLRYDTLAQMLTLGNIHAGNKMIVMETCAGLVLGAVMERMGGYGSIIQMYPGGGPVRAATSCFGFPKPFFDNLHEFPLSKVESLLSGTFTTETLPADPEENTLVEEESNGLSEEKQTSLQETEEEPAPEAPMEINPAEEQDTMDINAEDVEFKENKEKENKENVREKQIKQWERRKKLKEAAALLSEKNADGLIVASKFHPTPLLLSLLEFVAPSRPFVVYCQYKEPLLECYTKLRERGGVINLKLSETWLRNYQVLPDRSHPKLTMSGGGGYLLSGITVILEKGKADSSNSEALKMEEPSSKRCKLQDLPC; encoded by the exons atGGAGGGCGGCCCGAGCGCGCGCATCCGTGAGGGCGACTGCGCCGTGCTCAAGCGGGACGAGGTCTTCAAGGCCGTGTCGGTGCTGCGCCGCAG aaaaataatttttgagaagCAGTGGTTCTACCTGGATAATGCCATCGGACATATTTATGGAACTACCTTTGAAGTAACCAGTGGTGGAAACCTCCAGCCAAAGCAAGAGGTGGAAGAGACTACCACAG AAACAAAGGAAGCAGGGACAGATAATCGTAACATAGTTGACGATGGGAAGTCTCAAAAACTGACTCATGATGACATAAAGGCTTTGAAGGACAAGGGTATTAAAGGACAG GAAATAGTTCAACAGTTAATAGAGAACAGTACAACATTCAGAGACAAAACAGAATTTGCTCAAGATAAATAcataaagaagaagaaaaaaaa atatGAGGCGGTTATTACAATTGTGAAACCATCCACTCGAATCCTTTCAACCATGTATTATGCAAGGGAACCTGGAAAAATTAA CCACCTGAGATACGACACCCTGGCTCAGATGCTGACTTTGGGAAACATCCACGCTGGCAACAAGATGATTGTCATGGAAACGTGTGCAGGCCtggtgctgggggctgtgaTGGAGAGAATGGGGG GCTATGGATCCATCATTCAGATGTACCCAGGAGGGGGGCCTGTTAGAGCTGCCACCAGTTGTTTTGGATTTCCCAAACCTTTTTTTGACAATCTTCATGAATTTCCTCTCAGCAAAGTGGAGAGTCTCCTGTCTGGGACATTCACTACAGAGACTCTGCCTGCAGACCCTGAGGAGAACACACTGGTGGAAGAGGAAAGCAATGGATTGAGTGAGGAGAAACAGACTTCCCTGCAGGAAACAGAGGAGGAACCTGCTCCTGAGGCACCTATGGAGATCAATCCAGCAGAAGAGCAAGACACAATGGACATTAATGCTGAAGATGTAGAATttaaagagaacaaagaaaaagaaaataaagaaaat GTTCgggaaaagcaaataaaacagtgggagagaaggaaaaagctgaaagaagctgctgctttgctgagtGAGAAGAATGCTGATGG CTTAATTGTAGCCAGCAAGTTTCATCCCACACCCTTGTTACTTTCTTTATTGGAATTTGTTGCTCCTTCGAGGCCTTTTGTTGTCTACTGCCAATATAAAGAG CCATTATTAGAGTGTTACACCAAGCTGAGAGAAAGAGGTGGAGTCATCAACCTGAAACTGTCTGAAACCTGGCTGCGGAACTACCAG gttTTGCCGGATCGCAGCCATCCCAAGCTGACCATGAGTGGAGGTGGGGGGTACCTCCTGTCTGGCATCACTGTCATCTTGGAGAAGGGCAAAGCTGATTCCAGTAACTCAGAAGCACTGAAAATGGAGGAGCCATCATCTAAAAGATGTAAACTTCAAGACCTTCCTTGTTAA
- the TRMT6 gene encoding tRNA (adenine(58)-N(1))-methyltransferase non-catalytic subunit TRM6 isoform X2, whose amino-acid sequence MLKSLDTAWARPLATENFVDQCVEVSVRKIIFEKQWFYLDNAIGHIYGTTFEVTSGGNLQPKQEVEETTTETKEAGTDNRNIVDDGKSQKLTHDDIKALKDKGIKGQEIVQQLIENSTTFRDKTEFAQDKYIKKKKKKYEAVITIVKPSTRILSTMYYAREPGKINHLRYDTLAQMLTLGNIHAGNKMIVMETCAGLVLGAVMERMGGYGSIIQMYPGGGPVRAATSCFGFPKPFFDNLHEFPLSKVESLLSGTFTTETLPADPEENTLVEEESNGLSEEKQTSLQETEEEPAPEAPMEINPAEEQDTMDINAEDVEFKENKEKENKENVREKQIKQWERRKKLKEAAALLSEKNADGLIVASKFHPTPLLLSLLEFVAPSRPFVVYCQYKEPLLECYTKLRERGGVINLKLSETWLRNYQVLPDRSHPKLTMSGGGGYLLSGITVILEKGKADSSNSEALKMEEPSSKRCKLQDLPC is encoded by the exons ATGCTAAAATCGTTGGACACAGCCTGGGCTCGTCCCCTGGCAACAGAGAATTTTGTAGACCAGTGTGTAGAAGTCAGTGTCAG aaaaataatttttgagaagCAGTGGTTCTACCTGGATAATGCCATCGGACATATTTATGGAACTACCTTTGAAGTAACCAGTGGTGGAAACCTCCAGCCAAAGCAAGAGGTGGAAGAGACTACCACAG AAACAAAGGAAGCAGGGACAGATAATCGTAACATAGTTGACGATGGGAAGTCTCAAAAACTGACTCATGATGACATAAAGGCTTTGAAGGACAAGGGTATTAAAGGACAG GAAATAGTTCAACAGTTAATAGAGAACAGTACAACATTCAGAGACAAAACAGAATTTGCTCAAGATAAATAcataaagaagaagaaaaaaaa atatGAGGCGGTTATTACAATTGTGAAACCATCCACTCGAATCCTTTCAACCATGTATTATGCAAGGGAACCTGGAAAAATTAA CCACCTGAGATACGACACCCTGGCTCAGATGCTGACTTTGGGAAACATCCACGCTGGCAACAAGATGATTGTCATGGAAACGTGTGCAGGCCtggtgctgggggctgtgaTGGAGAGAATGGGGG GCTATGGATCCATCATTCAGATGTACCCAGGAGGGGGGCCTGTTAGAGCTGCCACCAGTTGTTTTGGATTTCCCAAACCTTTTTTTGACAATCTTCATGAATTTCCTCTCAGCAAAGTGGAGAGTCTCCTGTCTGGGACATTCACTACAGAGACTCTGCCTGCAGACCCTGAGGAGAACACACTGGTGGAAGAGGAAAGCAATGGATTGAGTGAGGAGAAACAGACTTCCCTGCAGGAAACAGAGGAGGAACCTGCTCCTGAGGCACCTATGGAGATCAATCCAGCAGAAGAGCAAGACACAATGGACATTAATGCTGAAGATGTAGAATttaaagagaacaaagaaaaagaaaataaagaaaat GTTCgggaaaagcaaataaaacagtgggagagaaggaaaaagctgaaagaagctgctgctttgctgagtGAGAAGAATGCTGATGG CTTAATTGTAGCCAGCAAGTTTCATCCCACACCCTTGTTACTTTCTTTATTGGAATTTGTTGCTCCTTCGAGGCCTTTTGTTGTCTACTGCCAATATAAAGAG CCATTATTAGAGTGTTACACCAAGCTGAGAGAAAGAGGTGGAGTCATCAACCTGAAACTGTCTGAAACCTGGCTGCGGAACTACCAG gttTTGCCGGATCGCAGCCATCCCAAGCTGACCATGAGTGGAGGTGGGGGGTACCTCCTGTCTGGCATCACTGTCATCTTGGAGAAGGGCAAAGCTGATTCCAGTAACTCAGAAGCACTGAAAATGGAGGAGCCATCATCTAAAAGATGTAAACTTCAAGACCTTCCTTGTTAA
- the TRMT6 gene encoding tRNA (adenine(58)-N(1))-methyltransferase non-catalytic subunit TRM6 isoform X3: MYYAREPGKINHLRYDTLAQMLTLGNIHAGNKMIVMETCAGLVLGAVMERMGGYGSIIQMYPGGGPVRAATSCFGFPKPFFDNLHEFPLSKVESLLSGTFTTETLPADPEENTLVEEESNGLSEEKQTSLQETEEEPAPEAPMEINPAEEQDTMDINAEDVEFKENKEKENKENVREKQIKQWERRKKLKEAAALLSEKNADGLIVASKFHPTPLLLSLLEFVAPSRPFVVYCQYKEPLLECYTKLRERGGVINLKLSETWLRNYQVLPDRSHPKLTMSGGGGYLLSGITVILEKGKADSSNSEALKMEEPSSKRCKLQDLPC, encoded by the exons ATGTATTATGCAAGGGAACCTGGAAAAATTAA CCACCTGAGATACGACACCCTGGCTCAGATGCTGACTTTGGGAAACATCCACGCTGGCAACAAGATGATTGTCATGGAAACGTGTGCAGGCCtggtgctgggggctgtgaTGGAGAGAATGGGGG GCTATGGATCCATCATTCAGATGTACCCAGGAGGGGGGCCTGTTAGAGCTGCCACCAGTTGTTTTGGATTTCCCAAACCTTTTTTTGACAATCTTCATGAATTTCCTCTCAGCAAAGTGGAGAGTCTCCTGTCTGGGACATTCACTACAGAGACTCTGCCTGCAGACCCTGAGGAGAACACACTGGTGGAAGAGGAAAGCAATGGATTGAGTGAGGAGAAACAGACTTCCCTGCAGGAAACAGAGGAGGAACCTGCTCCTGAGGCACCTATGGAGATCAATCCAGCAGAAGAGCAAGACACAATGGACATTAATGCTGAAGATGTAGAATttaaagagaacaaagaaaaagaaaataaagaaaat GTTCgggaaaagcaaataaaacagtgggagagaaggaaaaagctgaaagaagctgctgctttgctgagtGAGAAGAATGCTGATGG CTTAATTGTAGCCAGCAAGTTTCATCCCACACCCTTGTTACTTTCTTTATTGGAATTTGTTGCTCCTTCGAGGCCTTTTGTTGTCTACTGCCAATATAAAGAG CCATTATTAGAGTGTTACACCAAGCTGAGAGAAAGAGGTGGAGTCATCAACCTGAAACTGTCTGAAACCTGGCTGCGGAACTACCAG gttTTGCCGGATCGCAGCCATCCCAAGCTGACCATGAGTGGAGGTGGGGGGTACCTCCTGTCTGGCATCACTGTCATCTTGGAGAAGGGCAAAGCTGATTCCAGTAACTCAGAAGCACTGAAAATGGAGGAGCCATCATCTAAAAGATGTAAACTTCAAGACCTTCCTTGTTAA